A stretch of DNA from Alphaproteobacteria bacterium:
CTCCTCGTCGCGGCCTGCTCGGGCGCCCGCGCCAAGGCGGAGGCACACGCCGCGGAGGAGATGAAGGGCGTGACCGGCGGCCTGCCGCTGCCGTCAGGCCTCAAGCTGTTTTGAGAGGAATCGTGGCCGGGACCGAGATCGAGCGCCTAGTCCAGGCTCTAGCACGGTTGCCCGGCCTGGGGCTCCGCTCGGGCCGCCGCGCAGCGCTCGCTGTGCTCGCCAAACGGGAGACCTTGCTGCGGCCACTAGCTGCGGCTCTGGAGGAGGCGGACGCGAGCGTGCACGCCTGCGCCCAATGCGGCAATCTCGATAGTAACGACCCTTGCGCGATCTGCACCGACACGAGGCGCAACGGGGGTCAGCTTTGCGTCGTCGAGAACGTCGCCGACCTCTGGGCACTGGAGCGCTCGGGCCTCTATCGCGGGCGCTACCACGTGCTCGGCGGCGTGCTTTCGCCGCTTGACGGCATCGGCCCAGAGGACCTGTCGATATCCCGCCGTGGCCCGCGCGCGGGAGAGCCTGTGAGCGAAGTGATCTTGGCGCTCCCCGCCACAGTCGATGGCCAGACCACGGCCCATTACATCTCAGACCGCCTGTCCAATTACGATATTAGCGTCACCGGCCTGGCGCACGGCGTGCCGATCGGTGGCGAACTCAACTATCTCGACGACGGCACCCTTGGCGCCGCCCTAAAGGCCCGCCACCCTTTATAGGCCGCACGTAAGCCCTGTTTTCCGAGACGCCACGGAGAGCCGCCACGCCGTTGTCCGCGTTGCCATGCCAGGCCCTCTCTCGTATGATTCGACCCCATGAGACAAACTGCGACAAGCTACCGCGGCATCAAGGTCCTGGTCACGGGTGGCGACGGTTTTATCGGTTCACATTTGGTCGAGCAGCTGGCTGCAGCTGGGGCCGAAGTGACGGCTCTCGCCTTATACAACGCGTTCGACGGTAACGGCTGGCTCGATGACCTAGCGGGGGAGACGCGCAAGGCCATTCGCGTTGAACGTGGCGATATGCGCGATGCCGCCTTCGTCATGCGGCTGTGCGAGGGTCAGGAGATCGTCTTCCACCTCGCCGCCCTGATCGCCATCCCCTATTCCTACATCGCCGCCCAGTCCTATGTGGACGTGAACGTCACAGGTGCCGTGAACCTGCTAGAGGCGGCACGGATGCACAAGCCGCGACGTATCGTCATGACCTCGACCAGCGAGGTCTACGGCACTGCCATCGCGGCGCCCATAGACGAGGCCCATCTGCTGCAAGCGCAATCGCCTTACGCCGCAAGCAAGATCGCAGCCGACATGATGGCCCATGCCTATGCGCTGAGCTTCGGCGTGCCGGCCTACGTGCTGCGTCCGTTCAATACATACGGCCCCCGACAAAGTGAGCGTGCGGTAATCTCATCGGTGATCCGCCAAGCGATCGATCCGCGATGCGAGACGATCCGTATCGGCGATTTGACGCCAACGCGAGATTTCGTCTTTGTCGACGATACGGCCGCGGCCTTCCTCGCCATGGGCGAGAGCGGCGCGGTGGAGCCGGGCCGCGCCTACAATGCCGGTACTGGCACAGCCGTTAGCATCGGTGAGATGGTCGAGTTGGTGCGCGCCAAGACAGCAACCAACAAGCCAGTCGAGACCGAGGCCACACGCCTGCGCCCACAAGACGCCGAAGTTCGTGCCTTGCTTGCCGATGCTACCGAATTCAACGCCGCCACGGGTTGGGCCGTGGCGACGGCGCTCACAGACGGGATAGAACAAACCATCACGTGGTGGCGCGCGCGCCATGCTGCCGGTGAGGTGCGCAGGCAAGACGCCTACGTTCTGTGAATCCGCGCTTGACCATGTATGCCCTTGCCGCTCGCCGTCGCTTGGCACTGGCCTTGCGCGGCGAGTTCGACCCCTACCCGCCGGCCCCACCTGGTGCTTGCCTAAGCCCTTTTGCCGCGCACAAGGCGGACTATGAAGAGGCGCCCCTGGCGCTCTCTTGGCAAAACTCGGATGGTGAGCCCCATGCCTGGCAGGCACAACTCCGCGACAAGCTCGCCGTGCTTTGCGGGTACCGTCGACCCGACTCGCCACCGCGGGTCCTGTATCGAGAATCGGCGCCACGGCCAGCACCCGACATGCGCCGAAAGCGCATCTACCTGCGCGCTTGGCACGATGTCGACATGCCGCTCGATTTGGTCTGGCGAGATGGTCTGAGCAAGCCAGCACCCCTCATGATCTGCCTGCAAGGCACCAATTCCGGCGCCCATCTGAGCTGGGGAGAGGTGCGTATGCCGCCCGACTCGGTCAAGATCGCCGCCGATCTCGATTTCGCGCGTCAAGCGGCTTCCCGCGGCTACCTAGCGCTCTGTCTCGAGCAACGCGCGTTCGGCGAGCGACGCGAGCGGCTGCTGCAGCCACGCTCCGCGAACCCTTGCATCGATGCGACATTGCATGCGCTGCTTCTCGGACGCTGCCTGCTCGGCGAGCGGGTATCCGACGTATCCGCCGTACTCGACTGGCTCGCCGCTAGTGGAACCGGCGATCTGCCGGCAGTCGATCTCGCTCGCACGCATGCGCTCGGCCACTCCGCCGGCGGCACCGTCGCCCTGCATGCTGCCGCGCTCGACGACAGAATCTCCGCTACCATCGCCTCGGGATGCGTCGGTCCCATACGCAGCACCATCGCAATGCGGGGCGACAGTGCCGGCCAAAACACCATTCCTGGCCAGTTACTTTGGTGCGAGCTAGGGGATATCATCGGCCTTGTCGCACCACGCCGGCTGCTCGTCACGTCCGGCGAGACCGACCACATATTTCCCTTCGAGGGGGCCGAGCGCGCGGCCGCCGAAGGCCGGCAGATCTACGAAGCGATGGACAACAGCTCGCGTCTACGTGCGCTGGCGC
This window harbors:
- the recR gene encoding recombination mediator RecR codes for the protein MRGIVAGTEIERLVQALARLPGLGLRSGRRAALAVLAKRETLLRPLAAALEEADASVHACAQCGNLDSNDPCAICTDTRRNGGQLCVVENVADLWALERSGLYRGRYHVLGGVLSPLDGIGPEDLSISRRGPRAGEPVSEVILALPATVDGQTTAHYISDRLSNYDISVTGLAHGVPIGGELNYLDDGTLGAALKARHPL
- a CDS encoding GDP-mannose 4,6-dehydratase is translated as MRQTATSYRGIKVLVTGGDGFIGSHLVEQLAAAGAEVTALALYNAFDGNGWLDDLAGETRKAIRVERGDMRDAAFVMRLCEGQEIVFHLAALIAIPYSYIAAQSYVDVNVTGAVNLLEAARMHKPRRIVMTSTSEVYGTAIAAPIDEAHLLQAQSPYAASKIAADMMAHAYALSFGVPAYVLRPFNTYGPRQSERAVISSVIRQAIDPRCETIRIGDLTPTRDFVFVDDTAAAFLAMGESGAVEPGRAYNAGTGTAVSIGEMVELVRAKTATNKPVETEATRLRPQDAEVRALLADATEFNAATGWAVATALTDGIEQTITWWRARHAAGEVRRQDAYVL